A genomic window from Cucumis melo cultivar AY chromosome 8, USDA_Cmelo_AY_1.0, whole genome shotgun sequence includes:
- the LOC103500858 gene encoding probable glycosyltransferase At5g03795, with protein MKFPVFVIPLIAISCFLALFAPQFNTDWTIFFHKSAPIHPSLSYSFKREEFHSNTSVSVAADEAAAAANVSVLSFSSPPPPVNDEKQSLQLHPNRTRVNEDLGETATAINGVIRNVSNDSSYESAVKVRARRQREYTKLERIEAGLRRARAAIREAKFLNQTQDPDFVPSGPMYWNSKAFHRSYLEMEKEMKIFVYEEGEPPLFHNGPCKSIYSTEGNFIHAIEMDSQFRTKDPNKAHVFFLPLSVAMLVRFVYVHDSHDFTPIRHTVIDYINVIGTKYPFWNRSLGADHFMLSCHDWGPEASKSVPNLYKNSIRVLCNANTSEGFNPSKDVSFPEINLQTGYLTGFLGGPSPSHRPILAFFAGGLHGPIRPILIQQWENQDQDIQVHQYLPKGVVSYIDMMRKSKFCLCPSGYEVASPRIVEAIYTGCVPVLISDHYVPPFSDVINWKSFSVEVSVDEIPNLKTILTGISTRQYLRMYRRVVKVRRHFEVNSPPKRYDVYHMILHSVWLRRLNLRLR; from the exons ATGAAGTTCCCGGTTTTTGTAATTCCCCTCATCGCCATTTCTTGTTTTCTTGCTCTTTTCGCTCCTCAGTTCAACACCGATTGGACCATTTTCTTTCATAAATCTGCTCCAATCCACCCCTCTCTTTCTTATTCCTTCAAAAGAGAGGAATTTCATTCTAATACCTCCGTTTCGGTAGCGGCGGACGAGGCTGCGGCGGCGGCGAATGTCTctgttctttctttttcttccccaCCGCCACCAGTGAACGACGAAAAGCAAAGTCTTCAACTACACCCA AACAGGACGAGAGTCAACGAAGATTTGGGAGAAACCGCGACCGCCATTAATGGAGTGATCAGAAACGTTTCTAATGATAGTAGTTATGAATCAGCGGTGAAAGTGAGAGCAAGAAGACAGAGAGAATATACAAAATTGGAGAGAATTGAAGCAGGGTTAAGAAGAGCAAGAGCCGCCATTAGAGAAGCTAAGTTCCTTAATCAAACACAAGATCCTGACTTCGTGCCTTCTGGTCCAATGTATTGGAATTCCAAAGCATTTCACAG GAGTTACCTTGAGATGGAGAAGGAGATGAAGATCTTTGTGTACGAAGAAGGAGAGCCTCCCCTGTTTCACAATGGCCCTTGCAAGAGCATTTACTCAACTGAAGGTAACTTCATCCACGCCATCGAAATGGACTCCCAATTTCGAACCAAAGATCCCAACAAGGCCCATGTCTTCTTCCTTCCTCTAAGTGTTGCCATGCTCGTTCGGTTCGTCTATGTTCACGACTCACATGACTTCACTCCAATACGACACACCGTCATTGATTACATCAATGTCATTGGAACCAAATACCCGTTTTGGAATCGCTCACTCGGTGCTGATCATTTTATGCTCTCCTGCCATGATTGG GGTCCTGAAGCATCGAAGTCGGTTCCCAATCTATACAAAAACTCGATTCGAGTACTGTGTAATGCAAACacctccgagggcttcaacccatcAAAGGACGTATCATTCCCAGAAATCAATCTACAAACAGGTTACCTGACTGGATTTCTTGGCGGCCCATCTCCCTCCCACCGCCCAATCCTGGCCTTCTTCGCCGGTGGGCTTCACGGCCCAATAAGGCCCATTCTAATCCAACAGTGGGAGAACCAAGACCAAGACATTCAAGTCCACCAATATCTCCCCAAGGGCGTCGTCTCCTACATTGACATGATGAGGAAGAGCAAGTTCTGTCTCTGCCCCAGCGGCTACGAAGTTGCCAGCCCTAGGATTGTCGAGGCCATTTACACCGGCTGCGTTCCTGTCCTCATTTCCGACCACTACGTCCCACCATTCAGCGACGTAATCAATTGGAAATCTTTCTCTGTTGAGGTCTCGGTCGACGAAATTCCAAACTTGAAGACGATCTTGACAGGAATATCGACACGGCAGTACTTGAGAATGTATAGGAGGGTGGTGAAAGTTAGGAGACACTTTGAAGTAAACTCTCCGCCGAAGAGATATGATGTGTATCATATGATTTTACATTCTGTATGGCTTAGAAGACTCAATCTTAGACTACGTTGA